ttttttaacacATGAGAAAACAATTCTCACacttttgatttatttatttgttgctATATAGCAATAAATCAATGGGATCAATTATAAGGTCAAGAGCGATGATGATCAGTGGAAGACTCCTGCACAACAACTACATGTTTGTTGATAAATCGAGTAAGACTCTATTCAATTGCCGGAGTTTTAAACTCTATATGTGTATATACAGCATATTTCTACACACGTGCAGTAGTGTAAAAGACAAATGGTCTCTCTGTCTTAAGCCAATTCGGTCCTCGAAGACATTCCTCTAAACCTTTCTGGATAGCTTGCATTCTATATTTCCTATTGGACTGTAAAATACCGCGGCTTGCAGAACTGTGCCAACATTGCTTATTAATTCTTATGGAAATCCTCCTTTTGAATTTTGTTGTACCTTAACTTTAAATaaatttgtttttcaaattttgtttattaagtAAAATGTTTCATGTAATATCCGAGGTTAAAGTTCGGGTTTTTGTTTTTACATTTTGTTTTTGGAAGTGATTGCTGTTCTTGAATAAATTTGtgatatctatctatctatctatctatctataaaTTCAGGTTTCCAAACTGTAATATCAGCAATAGAAAGAATACTTGACTCAGAAGAAACTGAAGATACAGATGAAATTGAAGCAGCTCTCGAGGCACTAGGTCAAATAGGATCTTGTAAGTTTGCCACATACTTAGCCTGGGGAATGACTTTATCGAATAAAACTTCTTCATTGCCATCaaccattatatatatatatatatatatatatatatattggttgATTTATCACTGTCATATAACAAGTGTGCACTGTGTGTGGAGATTAATATCAGTTACTTCTCAATCAAATTCATCAAATGTTGATCAAACTATTAATAACTTTATAAACTGTTGTATGCTTTCAAGTGGAAGGTTGTTTGGCAGAAATTATAAGTAGTTATTAATGTAAAACTAATAATTTGTCATTACATTTAAAAAGTTATAAAGCTGCTTTGTGTTTTTTATTCTTTAGCAATCCAAGGGGCAGAGCTGCTACTATCAAGTTCGCCACGTGCTGCTAAACATGTCATTGATGCTGCCTTTGATCGGCGAGGGCATGGTAAACAGCTTGTAAGTGCTTGAAAGCTCgcctgttttgttttgtttatttcCTGCAACTCTAAAAGAGGGCGCGTATATATATGTTGGTTGAtttatcactttcaaatataGGCTGCTTTGCATGCCCTTGGAAACATCTCTGGAGAAACTCGCTCGGAGAACACTATGTTGCTGAATAACAATGCAGAAGAAAGCCTAAGGAGGTTAATTTATGAATCAGCATCCAAGACTACAAAAGTGACATTATCAGTGAGTAattatctcttttattttttatctgaatattaaattagaataaatgctaatattctataattaagttttattttgaaccaaaaccagaacATAGTGTTTATATGAAATTGTAATACAATAAAAAAGGGGTTAGAGAAAACCCATTGCAATCCATTAGGCCTGATTTTATCTCAAAGACCGTCTTCATTTGCTtttaaatcctgaaaaattatcTTTATTCCTTTCTAGCCATAACGCCCACCAATTTAAATGGATACAGCTCTTACAATGTGATTgtttagttattttatgttatttttattctgATGGCTCCAGGCCATATACCTTGACATTtggttttatctttttcttttaacaCACATTCGTTTCTAGTTTATATACTTGTGTATATTATGTGAGTGTGTTTCTTCTCATATTCATCACTTCGTAAAAATCTATTAAATATATGTGACTTCAACTACTTTCTTGGCAGGGAGTTCTTCTATCTCTTCTTCGTCAAGATTCAGACATTCGTCTGGGGGTAAGTATTTCAAATCAAGATCTATGAATCTCTAATTATTAAGCAGCACACATGGGATTGTGGGGGGGGACACTTTCCCAGCCACAATTGATTCATCCAACCTCAGTTCTACTAATCCTAGTCAAAGATCAGTACTTCATTGAAATATTTCTACATTTGACACGATTAACTTTTCGTGTGCTCTTGACGTTTCTTCATTTTTCTCTACTTGAGTGGTATTGGAAGAACCCCTCAATTATTCACACTACTATTTGATAATTTGGCTGTATTGCTAAAAAAAAGTGAGTAGGTTAAAAAATTCGGTCTTCTAGCTCTTCAAACACCCTTCATCATTCATGTCTCCTTACGGAAATGTACCAAGTGAAAACATAGTTAAAGCTCAGAAACATTATATAGGTGTATCCGTGGCTTTTGGCAATGTTTTCATTGCTTACATTGCATATGGAAAttctttaaataatatgttttttCTCACTTAAACTTCCTTTTTACAGGTGCTAGTACTGTAACAATCTAATGCGggtaaataaatttttacagGTATATAGGTTGATTACTGGGTTTGTGGTTCGGCCATGGTTCCTGATGGAGATTTGCTCAAAACAAGATATAATTGATACAGTAACAGATGCAAATACTGAGACCATAAAAATAGgtgtattttctttctttccgtAAGGGGTCATTTTCTTTCGCCTTGTGTTGTGTTGAAATGATAGTGTTATGATTTTCAATTGGCGCATTGTTTCAAATTGAACCAGGTATGGAAGCTAGGTATAAATGTTGCAAGGCAATTCAGAAGGCTCTTTCATTGTCGGGTCAAAATATCAGCGAGGCTGCTCGTGACACCATAGCTAAAAAGGTTAGCTTTAACCCAAAGTTGTTCGTTATATCCTTGAAATGTGTTTAGTTTGATTTCATTATCTGGAATCTTAGATTGTGTTTGGTGTGCAGCTACATGAATCTGTTAAAATGGGTCCCTATCTTATCAAAAAGAATGAAGCTCAGCCTATGGTGGTGACCGCCGATAGATTCTGACTTTTACTATACTACGAATTGTGAAGCAGATATTAGGTAAAACTAAcattaacttttattattttagatttgagtaatttgcggcataaatatctaaatttaacttTTGCGTACAttaaaatacttaagtttaatttttgacggtagtaatacttaagttatattctTGAAACTTTCGTAAGTATCTGACCATTAAGTGTCAAGTCATTATTTAcgtgttattttcttatttgtatatttaaattaatttttaaatcaaaaatataaatttaatgacCTGGACTAATTAGGAACTGCCGCGTGGCTATTGACTTCACACTTAAAGACAAGGTACATacagaaattttaaaaatataattttggtataattaccattaaaaattaaatctagGTTCTTATACCGTAAATTACTTTTTGgatttatttgtgaattaattataACTTGACATTGATTAAGTTCTCctgcttttattttatttgtaaggCCATATACAGTCATCTAAGGAGAAACAATGGTTGAGATTGATATATGAAAATTTGGGACTGCAGAAGCTTCATACTGAAGATCAATCTTCTTTTCACCACTTTAACCTTATATAATACAAGTACAACTCTCATGGAATGGAATGCCACTAACTTTACATGAATTTGTGTTCTTTTGTTTTTGGTGAGAATTTGTGTCGAGCCTTGTTTAAGTTGTATCATTATGTAAAAGTAAATTATAATAACATGGTCACTTGGTTTTGAGTTTTGAGTCCCTTAACTTTATTGGGTTATAAATTATGAGCAACTATAGAAACATTACATAAACTCGAAAGCATGGATTTACAATCATAATTCATATCTAGGactgttcatccgatccaattcgcatttttttagtcaaataacatccaatctgcactaaatgcagattttattttttgaatccaattcaattcgcacaatagtttaaatccaatccaatccgcaaaagtgcggattggatcggttactttcgattggttactttttaatattaaattatttaatatttataaaaaaaaatattttttttttcacataagtagcaacaaaataaaataaattatagttattttatgtctccaacaacacattaaaaaaataaaataacaaataaaaaatttagaggaagaaaaaaaattgtataaatatatataaaaaatatttaattttattttaaattgtgtgtagaaaaaaataaataagaatagaatatgcattttatctattaaattttgcaatataattgtattatatgtattagacttttaaattactgttttctttatattaaagtattatttgtatatataattttttaattttgttataagtatgtgtggattggattggatcggttacttttacatgtcaatcaacatctaatccgcacaagtgcggattttgaattatccaatccgcacaagtgcggatatccgcactttgcggattggattggatcggttattttatgAACACTCCTACTCATATCATTTATGAGTGGAAAACAAACATGCGATAGAATTGCATGAGCATTTTTCTATTTGACCTACAATATGGAACGTTTACTATACAGTATTTATTGGAATAAAGTAATagaataaatgaaaaatgatcaaaatcaatatttgtaatatgttgtttactaaaacTGCTTGGAAATAGaatgataataattaaaatatttaaattgactaaattactttttttgagttaaattatagtatatgagttattttgtaaaacatattttaaaagataaaattgtcattattaatataatattaaaaaataaataaaattcatcAATGACattctttaaaaaattagttaagGGAATTGACTTTTTTACTATTTATTCTCATTGCTTATTAGTAAACATGTCAGTAGATGAAGTAGAGGGTTTAAAGAATGGATTGACCCTAAAAGTTCTCATTTAAGGTTTATTGGATTTATTAAATACTTGTTAGAGGGAGTTACTTATCTTCGAACTCATAACTTCTTGTCACAAACATTACCATTAGGCGGGgcctaaaatttaaaaagtaataagacataataataaaaatgtaaattttttttaaagaaaaagtacATGTTTTTCAAGtaattaaaaggaaaataataaaaaattactattagaagttatttttaaaattaaaataatttatataatttttaattcatTCATATTTTTTTGGTAATGATATTCAAATACTTTTGAAAGTAGTTTTTAGggatttttttacttttagattttaaaacaatttttttttatggaaattCACATAAAAACTCTCATAACAACTAATATAGCAACTTAAATcgcaattaaaatttatagaaTAACTCACGTAAAATTACGGGAAAAACTAACGGAGCAactcaaactgtaaatttgaaaaaaaaattatattctctttttttataagtttttatttatatatttcaaagtttttttttttatatatttttacgtaATACATTGGACAACTCGTGGAGCAATTTAAATTATAACTCAATTCAAATTGCAATTTCCATAGTAACTCATGCAATTACTCAAATTGCAACTAACGgaatcataaaaaatatatgggataatttctcatattatttttattcatcTAATATTATTAGCTAATAAGCTTAACCAAATGAAACCTATATGTCGACTACTTTCAATGGTATAGGTTATTTGTTTATTGAATGTTTTTATAATTCTCCAAAataaaatggaaattttatttctcA
This region of Cannabis sativa cultivar Pink pepper isolate KNU-18-1 chromosome 7, ASM2916894v1, whole genome shotgun sequence genomic DNA includes:
- the LOC115697751 gene encoding uncharacterized protein LOC115697751, translating into MEEFSVDDPTQLLEAASEYAFYPGVKNDVSTKDFLNRFPLPVIINALQTKSDVPGLENTLVSCLERIFKTKYGASLIPHYMDFVMVGLKADSQVVKCLACKTVTCLLEHLKEENIFGVQLIIEYGVYPLLLDCVINGNEQVSSASMDAIKTLAGFPQGKEIVFPTNINDATHLGVLAAKCSSLGQVRVLALIVKLFSVSSDVAAVIYQSNLLTLFEDKIKNTDDILVTLSVLELLYELAEIQHGREFMSGNTLLQLLSSLISNKSMGSIIRSRAMMISGRLLHNNYMFVDKSSFQTVISAIERILDSEETEDTDEIEAALEALGQIGSSIQGAELLLSSSPRAAKHVIDAAFDRRGHGKQLAALHALGNISGETRSENTMLLNNNAEESLRRLIYESASKTTKVTLSGVLLSLLRQDSDIRLGVYRLITGFVVRPWFLMEICSKQDIIDTVTDANTETIKIGMEARYKCCKAIQKALSLSGQNISEAARDTIAKKLHESVKMGPYLIKKNEAQPMVVTADRF